One genomic window of Mercenaria mercenaria strain notata chromosome 2, MADL_Memer_1, whole genome shotgun sequence includes the following:
- the LOC123563930 gene encoding scavenger receptor class F member 2-like isoform X3 has translation MDFTEYKFVVFCLILMLHFYVSEAKADVECSGNCLETDDEKLACDLVTHTCLHGCKDGFGGSDCSLECCFSCKTCTANESMSVVCIECIGDFFLDRGMCMPCSRSCANGTCRASDGYCELGCQAGYYGNTCAEKCSNNCKDRICRADNGTCISGCSLSVLHGPHCSKACNQDCINRECDQNGVCVRGCYNHAWKPDCSMRCSGYCMEPPDHYTRVCDLTSGQCLYGCVNGTYWGENCTSICNTECQGQKCDFKSGECTHGCTEGYKGRNCTEKISEDSGLAAWKIALIVIGIVVGLAILICLIVWCMCGMRQQ, from the exons ATGGACTTTACTGAATACAAATTTGTCGTTTTCTGCCTGATTTTGATGCTGCATTTTTATGTGTCTG AAGCAAAGGCCGATGTAGAATGTAGTGGCAACTGTCTAGAAACGGACGACGAGAAGCTGGCATGTGACCTAGTTACACATACATGTTTGCATGGTTGTAAAGATGGCTTCGGTGGATCAGACTGCTCCCTAGAATGTTGCTTCAGTTGCAAGACGTGTACAGCAAATGAAAG CATGTCAGTGGTTTGTATTGAATGCATAGGTGATTTCTTCCTTGATAGAGGCATGTGCATGCCATGTAGCAGATCATGTGCAAATGGTACATGTAGAGCTAGTGACGGATATTGTGAGCTTGGTTGTCAAGCTGGTTACTATGGAAACACATGTGCAGAAAAATGTAGCAACAATTGCAAAGACAGAATATGCAGAGCTGATAAtg GTACATGTATCAGTGGATGTTCACTATCAGTTTTACATGGACCGCACTGTTCAAAGGCCTGTAATCAAGATTGTATAAACAGAGAATGTGACCAAAATGGTGTTTGTGTACGCGGTTGTTACAATCACGCATGGAAACCTGATTGCAGTATGAGATGTAGTGGCTACTGTATGGAGCCGCCTGACCACTATACACGTGTTTGTGATCTGACTTCTGGTCAGTGTTTATACGGATGCGTCAACGGCACATATTGGGGCGAAAATTGTACAAGTATTTGCAACACAGAATGCCAAGGTCAGAAATGTGACTTCAAGAGTGGAGAATGTACACATGGTTGCACTGAAGGATATAAAGGACGTAACTGTACAGAAAAAA TTTCAGAAGATTCTGGTCTTGCCGCTTGGAAAATTGCTTTGATAGTCATTGGAATTGTCGTCGGATTAGCCATCCTGATTTGCCTCATTGTATGGTGCATGTGTGGTATGAGACAACAGTGA
- the LOC123563930 gene encoding scavenger receptor class F member 2-like isoform X4 codes for MDFTEYKFVVFCLILMLHFYVSAKADVECSGNCLETDDEKLACDLVTHTCLHGCKDGFGGSDCSLECCFSCKTCTANESMSVVCIECIGDFFLDRGMCMPCSRSCANGTCRASDGYCELGCQAGYYGNTCAEKCSNNCKDRICRADNGTCISGCSLSVLHGPHCSKACNQDCINRECDQNGVCVRGCYNHAWKPDCSMRCSGYCMEPPDHYTRVCDLTSGQCLYGCVNGTYWGENCTSICNTECQGQKCDFKSGECTHGCTEGYKGRNCTEKISEDSGLAAWKIALIVIGIVVGLAILICLIVWCMCGMRQQ; via the exons ATGGACTTTACTGAATACAAATTTGTCGTTTTCTGCCTGATTTTGATGCTGCATTTTTATGTGTCTG CAAAGGCCGATGTAGAATGTAGTGGCAACTGTCTAGAAACGGACGACGAGAAGCTGGCATGTGACCTAGTTACACATACATGTTTGCATGGTTGTAAAGATGGCTTCGGTGGATCAGACTGCTCCCTAGAATGTTGCTTCAGTTGCAAGACGTGTACAGCAAATGAAAG CATGTCAGTGGTTTGTATTGAATGCATAGGTGATTTCTTCCTTGATAGAGGCATGTGCATGCCATGTAGCAGATCATGTGCAAATGGTACATGTAGAGCTAGTGACGGATATTGTGAGCTTGGTTGTCAAGCTGGTTACTATGGAAACACATGTGCAGAAAAATGTAGCAACAATTGCAAAGACAGAATATGCAGAGCTGATAAtg GTACATGTATCAGTGGATGTTCACTATCAGTTTTACATGGACCGCACTGTTCAAAGGCCTGTAATCAAGATTGTATAAACAGAGAATGTGACCAAAATGGTGTTTGTGTACGCGGTTGTTACAATCACGCATGGAAACCTGATTGCAGTATGAGATGTAGTGGCTACTGTATGGAGCCGCCTGACCACTATACACGTGTTTGTGATCTGACTTCTGGTCAGTGTTTATACGGATGCGTCAACGGCACATATTGGGGCGAAAATTGTACAAGTATTTGCAACACAGAATGCCAAGGTCAGAAATGTGACTTCAAGAGTGGAGAATGTACACATGGTTGCACTGAAGGATATAAAGGACGTAACTGTACAGAAAAAA TTTCAGAAGATTCTGGTCTTGCCGCTTGGAAAATTGCTTTGATAGTCATTGGAATTGTCGTCGGATTAGCCATCCTGATTTGCCTCATTGTATGGTGCATGTGTGGTATGAGACAACAGTGA
- the LOC123563930 gene encoding scavenger receptor class F member 2-like isoform X1 yields MLTLRINMDINKYKFGVFCLTLMLHFYVSEAKADVECSGNCLETDDEKLACDLVTHTCLHGCKDGFGGSDCSLECCFSCKTCTANESMSVVCIECIGDFFLDRGMCMPCSRSCANGTCRASDGYCELGCQAGYYGNTCAEKCSNNCKDRICRADNGTCISGCSLSVLHGPHCSKACNQDCINRECDQNGVCVRGCYNHAWKPDCSMRCSGYCMEPPDHYTRVCDLTSGQCLYGCVNGTYWGENCTSICNTECQGQKCDFKSGECTHGCTEGYKGRNCTEKISEDSGLAAWKIALIVIGIVVGLAILICLIVWCMCGMRQQ; encoded by the exons AAGCAAAGGCCGATGTAGAATGTAGTGGCAACTGTCTAGAAACGGACGACGAGAAGCTGGCATGTGACCTAGTTACACATACATGTTTGCATGGTTGTAAAGATGGCTTCGGTGGATCAGACTGCTCCCTAGAATGTTGCTTCAGTTGCAAGACGTGTACAGCAAATGAAAG CATGTCAGTGGTTTGTATTGAATGCATAGGTGATTTCTTCCTTGATAGAGGCATGTGCATGCCATGTAGCAGATCATGTGCAAATGGTACATGTAGAGCTAGTGACGGATATTGTGAGCTTGGTTGTCAAGCTGGTTACTATGGAAACACATGTGCAGAAAAATGTAGCAACAATTGCAAAGACAGAATATGCAGAGCTGATAAtg GTACATGTATCAGTGGATGTTCACTATCAGTTTTACATGGACCGCACTGTTCAAAGGCCTGTAATCAAGATTGTATAAACAGAGAATGTGACCAAAATGGTGTTTGTGTACGCGGTTGTTACAATCACGCATGGAAACCTGATTGCAGTATGAGATGTAGTGGCTACTGTATGGAGCCGCCTGACCACTATACACGTGTTTGTGATCTGACTTCTGGTCAGTGTTTATACGGATGCGTCAACGGCACATATTGGGGCGAAAATTGTACAAGTATTTGCAACACAGAATGCCAAGGTCAGAAATGTGACTTCAAGAGTGGAGAATGTACACATGGTTGCACTGAAGGATATAAAGGACGTAACTGTACAGAAAAAA TTTCAGAAGATTCTGGTCTTGCCGCTTGGAAAATTGCTTTGATAGTCATTGGAATTGTCGTCGGATTAGCCATCCTGATTTGCCTCATTGTATGGTGCATGTGTGGTATGAGACAACAGTGA
- the LOC123563930 gene encoding scavenger receptor class F member 2-like isoform X2 has product MLTLRINMDINKYKFGVFCLTLMLHFYVSAKADVECSGNCLETDDEKLACDLVTHTCLHGCKDGFGGSDCSLECCFSCKTCTANESMSVVCIECIGDFFLDRGMCMPCSRSCANGTCRASDGYCELGCQAGYYGNTCAEKCSNNCKDRICRADNGTCISGCSLSVLHGPHCSKACNQDCINRECDQNGVCVRGCYNHAWKPDCSMRCSGYCMEPPDHYTRVCDLTSGQCLYGCVNGTYWGENCTSICNTECQGQKCDFKSGECTHGCTEGYKGRNCTEKISEDSGLAAWKIALIVIGIVVGLAILICLIVWCMCGMRQQ; this is encoded by the exons CAAAGGCCGATGTAGAATGTAGTGGCAACTGTCTAGAAACGGACGACGAGAAGCTGGCATGTGACCTAGTTACACATACATGTTTGCATGGTTGTAAAGATGGCTTCGGTGGATCAGACTGCTCCCTAGAATGTTGCTTCAGTTGCAAGACGTGTACAGCAAATGAAAG CATGTCAGTGGTTTGTATTGAATGCATAGGTGATTTCTTCCTTGATAGAGGCATGTGCATGCCATGTAGCAGATCATGTGCAAATGGTACATGTAGAGCTAGTGACGGATATTGTGAGCTTGGTTGTCAAGCTGGTTACTATGGAAACACATGTGCAGAAAAATGTAGCAACAATTGCAAAGACAGAATATGCAGAGCTGATAAtg GTACATGTATCAGTGGATGTTCACTATCAGTTTTACATGGACCGCACTGTTCAAAGGCCTGTAATCAAGATTGTATAAACAGAGAATGTGACCAAAATGGTGTTTGTGTACGCGGTTGTTACAATCACGCATGGAAACCTGATTGCAGTATGAGATGTAGTGGCTACTGTATGGAGCCGCCTGACCACTATACACGTGTTTGTGATCTGACTTCTGGTCAGTGTTTATACGGATGCGTCAACGGCACATATTGGGGCGAAAATTGTACAAGTATTTGCAACACAGAATGCCAAGGTCAGAAATGTGACTTCAAGAGTGGAGAATGTACACATGGTTGCACTGAAGGATATAAAGGACGTAACTGTACAGAAAAAA TTTCAGAAGATTCTGGTCTTGCCGCTTGGAAAATTGCTTTGATAGTCATTGGAATTGTCGTCGGATTAGCCATCCTGATTTGCCTCATTGTATGGTGCATGTGTGGTATGAGACAACAGTGA
- the LOC123563929 gene encoding proprotein convertase subtilisin/kexin type 4-like — protein MARSHVYGDDNIDIYSNSWGADKPFYKMNLDQREAIKTSAKKGRGGQGAAHIFPVGASGNELANNEYTITVVAVGQNGTVPSDSVISSSVITSGLRNGNNLTADFMVTTSQGNKCITSFAGVSAATAQVSGMIALALEANPLLTLSDMQDLIVYSSEVHCLKKSSKHMTNAAGHKFHSVFGFGLLNALKLVDKAEKKEEGAEFHPHTLRQITSCFDEREGFTASFCYSCTQNEDSFLLVQECLQKVKTAKVQVKYTTSADYMRMTLISPSGTVSVLQELESKYMSTISKERKQILTSVHFWDEAPSGIWRFSIQSDGKTEVKGNVALTLIGIAVEITQDKAMVKDTFCATTCSTAPSQGLSCVTILISLTLAFLVAVM, from the exons ATGGCCAGATCTCATGTTTATGGCGATGACAATATTGATATTTATTCCAACTCATGGGGAGCAGATAAGccattttacaaaatgaatctaGATCAGAGAGAAGCAATTAAGACCAGTGCAAAGAAA GGTCGAGGCGGTCAAGGTGCTGCGCACATTTTTCCGGTTGGTGCCTCTGGAAACGAGTTGGCTAACAACGAGTATACAATCACAGTCGTTGCAGTTGGACAAAATGGAACAGTTCCGAGTGATTCAGTCATAAGTTCAAGTGTAATAACTTCAGGTCTTCGAAATGGAAACAACCTAACTGCAGATTTCATG GTGACTACATCACAAGGAAACAAATGTATTACTAGTTTTGCTGGAGTTTCTGCTGCCACTGCACAGGTTTCGGGAATGATAGCCTTAGCCCTGGAAGCAAA CCCACTACTGACGTTATCCGATATGCAGGACTTGATCGTTTATTCTTCAGAAGTTCACTGCCTGAAGAAATCTAGTAAACACATGACAAATGCTGCAGGACATAAGT TTCATTCAGTATTCGGTTTTGGACTTTTAAACGCATTAAAGCTTGTAGATAAGGCAGAGAAAAAGGAAGAGGGTGCTGAATTTCATCCTCACACTTTGCGTCAGATAACGTCATG ctttgaCGAAAGGGAAGGCTTCACGGCCAGTTTCTGCTACAGCTGTACTCAAAATGAGGATAGTTTTCTACTTGTACAAGAATGTTTACAGAAGGTAAAGACGGCAAAAGTTCAAGTCAAATATACAACATCTGCTGATTACATGCGGATGACGTTGATCTCTCCAAGTGGAACAGTTTCAGTTCTGCAAGAGCTGGAATCAAAATATATGTCTACAATTTCAaaggaaagaaaacaaattttgaccTCAGTTCATTTTTGGGATGAAGCACCGAGTGGAATATGGCGATTTAGTATCCAGTCTGATG GTAAAACTGAAGTAAAAGGAAACGTTGCATTAACGCTGATTGGAATAGCAGTTGAGATAACCCAAGATAAAGCAATGGTAAAAGACACATTTTGCGCTACAACCTGTTCCACTGCTCCAAGTCAAGGTCTTTCCTGCGTCACTATTCTTATTTCTCTCACTCTGGCTTTCCTGGTCGCAGTTATGTAA